Within the Miscanthus floridulus cultivar M001 chromosome 17, ASM1932011v1, whole genome shotgun sequence genome, the region TTGTGTAACCCACAAATTTTCTTACAAGGTGATCGGATAATATTGAGTTTCGGCATCTGCAGTAAACACAGAATGCTGTCAAGGAACTTGTGTGGCGGCTCGATGAAAGTGGTGCGGAGAATTTCCAATCTTATGAGATCTGCCCCTGAATCCGGTGGATATTGAAACGGGCAGAAAGATTGTTTCTTCCACGTATTTTATATTCCTCGTCGAAGAGCACATTTATTCATTTCAGAGAGCCAATGCATTTTCATTTCAATGCTTTACCAAATACCAATAAATGGATCGGCGTCGTATTATTTTACAATGATTTCTCAGATTTTGTTTCTGAACATATAGCAGATCACTGATGAGTTTCCCAACAGGATGGGCTGGGCAAAAACCCAAGGTATAAACATGAGTTTGAGATATGCCACAGTATCAAAAAATTGTTGGATCACTATTAAGTTTTTGGGAACTTAGAGCCGATGATGCGCAACTAACCAGGCATCATAAGCAGACCTATCAATTTTTTCCCATCAATGAAAACTGAATATACTCCAACAAAGGCCCATGGGTTGGGCGTGTCTAGAACTGAGAGCTCTAGGCTGTTGTAGCTCATGAATTCACTCATTTTTGGTCTGTATAGACAGCGTCAACGTCATCAAGTTCTAGCAATTTTGAAACAAGTTCCTTGTTTAGTTCCATGGCCTCGTCGTCCACCTGCAAAAACAATATGGAAAGTGTCAGATAATATGACACTCCTAGTAGGAACTAAAAGAATGGACATTTTGCAAGAATAGAATCCAAATGGATAACATGGTAACAGCCAATGAACTACATTATGAAGAATTTGCATATTTGACACTAAATCATCCTGCCTTTGTGGCTTCACTTGTCAATTGTTTATGCAATTATCTTGGCTGTCCTGTACTATATGCAATAAAAATAATTTCTAAGATTTGGCATCAATATAACCATGTTCAAGTACAGCTGCACCCTAAACCCTAACTTGCAACTTGTGCAAACAACAGATTTGACAATAAAAAGGGAAAACAGTGTACCACTGTACCTCAATTGGGTTCAGAGGAAGAAGTTCGTAGCCATTATCAGTTTCAAACTTCAATCCTTCTTCTTGTAGCTTCGATAGCACAACTGGATAGTTTTCTGACGTAGTAACTATCTTGTAGAACCTTTGGATAGAAAGGGGCAGCTTTCAGATACAAGGAGAATCCAAAGGAAGTTTGCTTTTATTAAAATGCAGTAAACAAGAAAGGAAAGCACCAGATATAGCATAGAATTTGGTACTATCATACAGCGACCTTAATAACCATTACTAAGTACAAAACTGTGACTTCATTATGTTCTCTGACTCAGAACACAGCTTTCCTGCGCCTTTGGAAAGTTGCTCATAACCTAATTTGTGTTAACTGGTACTTGTATCATATGTGGACAAGTAATCTAGTGTATTGCAACTTGAAACTTCTGTTAGTAATTCGGTCAGCTCTTGCTCTTTACTCCCATATTTTGTGCTGCTCATGCCATCCTGTCTCCTATGACATGAGGCTAAGTAGATAGGGAAGCTGATGTTGGCCAGGTATGGCCCTGTTAATGGTAGGTAGTATGGCTGGTATGGCCACAGTTCTTGTGATGCTTCCCATCTTCTGTACTACTCATTTCATCCTGTCCAACAGTCCTATGACATGTTGTCGACTCATTTGTTGGGCGGCAGTACAGGCGACGGCATGCACGGCCACCAGGCTCAGCCCGCGTCTAGGGGCTGAGTCGGTTTAGGAAGAGGTCTTCAAGGGCATGCAGGCCACCAGGCTCAGGGGCATGCACGGCCACCAGGTCGTCTAGCGGCTGAGTGGTTTAGGAAAGCTCTTCAGGGAGTGATTTTAGGAGATTGACCAGACCGTGGCTAAAGGGCTGGGTCAGTCTAGGGAGAGGCTTTTCAGGGAGTGACGTTAGGAGATTTGCTTCACTATTATTAGTAATGTGCACCTGAACTATAAAGGGCACCTTAGATTGTGCAATAAGGATTATCGAAGAAGGAACAGGCGGGTGCGTTTTCCCCTTCAACGGTGGCTGCCGGCGATGAACCCACCGCGCCATGGCCTCGCTATCCTCTGCGTTCTATAGCTCTCAGTCTCATGTACTCCATTCTCCCCTACGCTCTCCACATCGCCAGCGCCGCATCAGACATGAGGCTAATAGTAGATAGGAAAGCAGCGAAAGCTGATGTTGGGCAGGTATGGCCTTGTAATAGTAGGAAGTATGGTTGGTATGGCCACAGTTCTTGTCATGCTGACTGATATGGGCTTAGTACTAGGTGTACACCTATTGTACTAGAGTAGAATTTGTATATAATCAAGTTCAAGGACCAAGTAGAATTTGTATATAATCAAGTTCAAGGACCAGCTGCATCCTTAGTTCAGTAGCAGCGGCACTCCTGTGCGTGTGTGTGTTGTGCTCTCTGTTCTCTCTTCTCAACTAATCCAGCTCTCAAGTGTGTGTGAGGCTGAGGATCTGCACCTGATTGCCGACTAACACCTTCATTGGTTTTCTAGTAAACAGTGTTGCATCAAACACTGTTCAGGGAGTgacgcggaaatgcgtatgttgcgtcaAACAGTGTTGCATAAAACaaggtaagttttataggacggcgattagacctgctatgttgtatggtgcagaatgttggcctacgaaaagacgacatgttcaatagataagtgtcgtggaaatgcgtatgttgcgttggatttgcggtcatacgagaagggatcgagttcggaacgatgatatacgtgatagattaggggtagcaccaattgaagaaaagcttgttcaacaccggttgagatggtttggacatgtccaacggagacctccagaggcaccggtgcgtagtggaatcctaagccaggatagtaacgtgaagagaggcagcggaagaccgaagttgacttgggtagaggcaataaaaggagacctgaaaggatggaatatacccaaagacttagccttagataggagtgcttggaaaacagttattcacgtgcctgaaccttgattgcttctgctgggttagcctaccccaacttgtttgggacttaaagctttgttgttgttgttgttgttgttgtagtgtTGCATCAAACAAAAAAGCATTCAGCATTATACGAGCATGTACCTTTCTGCTTCTTCTTCAGAGTCGTCATCATCAAAATTTGGTTCAAGGACGTCATCAGCACCAGCATCTAACGCAATGGTGAGCAGTTGGTCCTTATCTGCGTCAGTAACTTTTATGTTCACCACTCGAGCTTGTCTGAATCTAAAGGTAACAGATCCAGGATCAGCCAATTTTGCTGCGCAGTCTTTTACCACATTTCTAATGTCAGCAACTGATCTTGTAATTTTGTCAGTTAGAACTTCAACGACCATACCTACTCCACCAAAACCATAGACCTGTGAAAATTCTCCATGCACTTAAAACCTATGTAAACCACATAAAAAGTTATATGTACTCTAAGTAACTTGTACTTGTTCCAAATTATATTTCACTTTAGCTTTGTCCCAAGTCAAatttctctaactttgaccaagtttttagaaaaaaaaactattaaaATCTACAAGTTCAAGTAAATGCACTATGAATATATTTCACGGagaatttaatgaaactaatttgatgcTGTAAATGTTGatgcatttttctataaacttggtcaaaattaGAGAGACTTAAGTGAACTATAACTTGGAACAGATGGAGTAGCATACAAGCCTACTCATATCTGAACAAACCATTTATTCTGTGCATGCAAATATACTATACTTGCCTTTGAGATGAGTTATTGTATATCATAAAATGAGAATCTATTAATAATGTATAATATCAAACTGGTGGCAGAGAAGTTTACCTCATAAACCTTTTCTGTGTAAGTATCTTGTCCCTTTTCTGATGCCCTTTTGATGTTGCGCTCCAAAATTTCTTTAGGGACATCAAGTTCCCTTGCTTTCTCTAGTATAGCTGATAAAGTTGTGTTGGATGAAGGGTTCGGGCCACCCTTCTTGATGCTGTGTGATATACATAAACGAACCA harbors:
- the LOC136514942 gene encoding probable transcriptional regulatory protein At2g25830 isoform X1, whose amino-acid sequence is MASAARALGALLHRASSLSSSASALRGASLLRGDRPIGSAGLFQRHAARRRISSFPPLCMGRRSCKIAGRKDAQNLKKMKRNSKIGKEIVAAIKKGGPNPSSNTTLSAILEKARELDVPKEILERNIKRASEKGQDTYTEKVYEVYGFGGVGMVVEVLTDKITRSVADIRNVVKDCAAKLADPGSVTFRFRQARVVNIKVTDADKDQLLTIALDAGADDVLEPNFDDDDSEEEAERFYKIVTTSENYPVVLSKLQEEGLKFETDNGYELLPLNPIEVDDEAMELNKELVSKLLELDDVDAVYTDQK
- the LOC136514942 gene encoding probable transcriptional regulatory protein At2g25830 isoform X3, whose translation is MASAARALGALLHRASSLSSSASALRGASLLRGDRPIGSAGLFQRHAARRRISSFPPLCMGRRSCKIAGRKDAQNLKKMKRNSKIGKEIVAAIKKGGPNPSSNTTLSAILEKARELDVPKEILERNIKRASEKGQDTYTEKVYEVLSAWRIFTGLWFWWSRFRQARVVNIKVTDADKDQLLTIALDAGADDVLEPNFDDDDSEEEAERFYKIVTTSENYPVVLSKLQEEGLKFETDNGYELLPLNPIEVDDEAMELNKELVSKLLELDDVDAVYTDQK
- the LOC136514942 gene encoding probable transcriptional regulatory protein At2g25830 isoform X2 produces the protein MASAARALGALLHRASSLSSSASALRGASLLRGDRPIGSAGLFQRHAARRRISSFPPLCMGRRSCKIAGRKDAQNLKKMKRNSKIGKEIVAAIKKGGPNPSSNTTLSAILEKARELDVPKEILERNIKRASEKGQDTYTEKVYEVYGFGGVGMVVEVLTDKITRSVADIRNVVKDCAAKLADPGSVTFRFRQARVVNIKVTDADKDQLLTIALDAGADDVLEPNFDDDDSEEEAERSPFIASTQVNFGLPLPLFTLLSWLRIPLRTGASGGLRWTCPNHLNRC